A single region of the Denticeps clupeoides chromosome 18, fDenClu1.1, whole genome shotgun sequence genome encodes:
- the LOC114767840 gene encoding PDZ and LIM domain protein 3-like isoform X2 → MPVRTRQTERVVGRTPLDPEKEDKESDKMPQNVVLEGPGPWGFRLTGGKDFNMPLTITRVTPGSKASLVNLCPGDTILAIEGLSTEGMTHGEAQNKIRDATQQLGLKIERPETKLWSPAVIEDGKVNPFKINLEAEQPDLGYFEHKFNVRPKPFSVAPQKSDVVPHGLKGNVVQPAPPTSQPINKPVARLAPPPSAHYNVPAALFYDDSVAHTEQQAQMSAVGARPSPSGRMLSSIEDSHVYRMLRDDQGHEAEPRQSGSFKALQDYVEGDGTKHLVTRSVKAPVTKPATSSGPLQKLPLCDKCGTGIVGTVVKLRDKFRHPGCFICADCSVSLKQKGYFLVEGQLYCETHARARTSPPDGHDLVTVYPNA, encoded by the exons ATGCCAGTCAGAACTCGACAGACCGAGCGCGTGGTGGGGAGGACACCCCTGGACCCGGAAAAAGAAGACAAGGAGTCCGACAAAATGCCACAGAATGTGGTGCTGGAGGGACCCGGGCCCTGGGGCTTTCGTCTCACAGGCGGGAAGGACTTCAACATGCCCCTCACCATCACCAGG GTAACCCCAGGCAGCAAGGCCTCGCTGGTCAACCTCTGCCCAGGCGACACCATCCTGGCCATTGAAGGCCTGTCAACAGAGGGCATGACTCACGGCGAAGCTCAGAACAAGATCCGAGACGCCACCCAGCAGCTGGGTCTGAAGATCGAGAG ACCAGAAACGAAACTTTGGTCCCCCGCGGTTATAGAGGACGGCAAAGTGAATCCTTTCAAAATCAACCTGGAGGCAGAGCAACCA GATCTTGGTTATTTTGAACACAAGTTTAATGTCAGACCAAAGCCCTTCTCAGTTGCACCCCAAAAAAG TGACGTCGTACCTCACGGCCTGAAGGGAAATGTAGTTCAACCTGCCCCACCcacctctcagccaatcaataAGCCCGTGGCCAgactggccccgcccccctccgcTCATTATAACGTCCCTGCGGCACTGTTCTACGACGACAGTGTCGCGCACACCGAGCAGCAGGCTCAGATGTCAGCTGTGGGGGCGAGGCCGTCACCAAG CGGGAGGATGCTGTCGTCCATCGAAGACTCGCATGTGTACCGCATGCTGCGGGACGACCAGGGACACGAGGCGGAGCCCCGCCAGTCCGGCTCCTTCAAGGCCCTGCAGGACTACGTGGAGGGTGATG GCACCAAACATCTGGTCACAAGAAGTGTGAAAGCTCCGGTGACCAAGCCTGCAACTTCTTCCGGGCCTCTGCAGAAACTGCCACTGTGCGACAAATGCGGAACCGGCATCGT GGGGACGGTGGTGAAACTGCGGGACAAGTTCCGCCATCCTGGCTGCTTCATCTGCGCCGACTGCAGCGTCAGTCTAAAGCAGAAGGGCTACTTCCTCGTAGAGGGACAGCTGTACTGCGAGACCCACGCCCGGGCGAGGACGAGCCCTCCGGACGGACACGACCTCGTCACCGTCTACCCCAACGCCTGA
- the LOC114767840 gene encoding PDZ and LIM domain protein 3-like isoform X1 has product MPVRTRQTERVVGRTPLDPEKEDKESDKMPQNVVLEGPGPWGFRLTGGKDFNMPLTITRVTPGSKASLVNLCPGDTILAIEGLSTEGMTHGEAQNKIRDATQQLGLKIERPETKLWSPAVIEDGKVNPFKINLEAEQPEYKPIGTGHNRRAQPFVAIANIDDSRQIVSTAYNTPIGLYSTGNIQDALHGQIPGLVHEQPEGILVILNTSLMSDQSPSQLHPKKSDVVPHGLKGNVVQPAPPTSQPINKPVARLAPPPSAHYNVPAALFYDDSVAHTEQQAQMSAVGARPSPSGRMLSSIEDSHVYRMLRDDQGHEAEPRQSGSFKALQDYVEGDGTKHLVTRSVKAPVTKPATSSGPLQKLPLCDKCGTGIVGTVVKLRDKFRHPGCFICADCSVSLKQKGYFLVEGQLYCETHARARTSPPDGHDLVTVYPNA; this is encoded by the exons ATGCCAGTCAGAACTCGACAGACCGAGCGCGTGGTGGGGAGGACACCCCTGGACCCGGAAAAAGAAGACAAGGAGTCCGACAAAATGCCACAGAATGTGGTGCTGGAGGGACCCGGGCCCTGGGGCTTTCGTCTCACAGGCGGGAAGGACTTCAACATGCCCCTCACCATCACCAGG GTAACCCCAGGCAGCAAGGCCTCGCTGGTCAACCTCTGCCCAGGCGACACCATCCTGGCCATTGAAGGCCTGTCAACAGAGGGCATGACTCACGGCGAAGCTCAGAACAAGATCCGAGACGCCACCCAGCAGCTGGGTCTGAAGATCGAGAG ACCAGAAACGAAACTTTGGTCCCCCGCGGTTATAGAGGACGGCAAAGTGAATCCTTTCAAAATCAACCTGGAGGCAGAGCAACCA GAATATAAACCAATCGGCACGGGCCACAACAGGAGAGCCCAGCCTTTCGTGGCCATCGCCAACATAGACGACAGTCGCCAAATTGTGAGCACCGCCTACAACACCCCCATAGGCCTCTACTCCACAGGCAACATTCAGGACGCACTACATGGACAGATTCCAGGTCTGGTCCATGAACAGCCAGAGGG GATCTTGGTTATTTTGAACACAAGTTTAATGTCAGACCAAAGCCCTTCTCAGTTGCACCCCAAAAAA AGTGACGTCGTACCTCACGGCCTGAAGGGAAATGTAGTTCAACCTGCCCCACCcacctctcagccaatcaataAGCCCGTGGCCAgactggccccgcccccctccgcTCATTATAACGTCCCTGCGGCACTGTTCTACGACGACAGTGTCGCGCACACCGAGCAGCAGGCTCAGATGTCAGCTGTGGGGGCGAGGCCGTCACCAAG CGGGAGGATGCTGTCGTCCATCGAAGACTCGCATGTGTACCGCATGCTGCGGGACGACCAGGGACACGAGGCGGAGCCCCGCCAGTCCGGCTCCTTCAAGGCCCTGCAGGACTACGTGGAGGGTGATG GCACCAAACATCTGGTCACAAGAAGTGTGAAAGCTCCGGTGACCAAGCCTGCAACTTCTTCCGGGCCTCTGCAGAAACTGCCACTGTGCGACAAATGCGGAACCGGCATCGT GGGGACGGTGGTGAAACTGCGGGACAAGTTCCGCCATCCTGGCTGCTTCATCTGCGCCGACTGCAGCGTCAGTCTAAAGCAGAAGGGCTACTTCCTCGTAGAGGGACAGCTGTACTGCGAGACCCACGCCCGGGCGAGGACGAGCCCTCCGGACGGACACGACCTCGTCACCGTCTACCCCAACGCCTGA
- the LOC114767840 gene encoding PDZ and LIM domain protein 3-like isoform X3 — MPVRTRQTERVVGRTPLDPEKEDKESDKMPQNVVLEGPGPWGFRLTGGKDFNMPLTITRVTPGSKASLVNLCPGDTILAIEGLSTEGMTHGEAQNKIRDATQQLGLKIERPETKLWSPAVIEDGKVNPFKINLEAEQPEYKPIGTGHNRRAQPFVAIANIDDSRQIVSTAYNTPIGLYSTGNIQDALHGQIPGLVHEQPEGGRMLSSIEDSHVYRMLRDDQGHEAEPRQSGSFKALQDYVEGDGTKHLVTRSVKAPVTKPATSSGPLQKLPLCDKCGTGIVGTVVKLRDKFRHPGCFICADCSVSLKQKGYFLVEGQLYCETHARARTSPPDGHDLVTVYPNA; from the exons ATGCCAGTCAGAACTCGACAGACCGAGCGCGTGGTGGGGAGGACACCCCTGGACCCGGAAAAAGAAGACAAGGAGTCCGACAAAATGCCACAGAATGTGGTGCTGGAGGGACCCGGGCCCTGGGGCTTTCGTCTCACAGGCGGGAAGGACTTCAACATGCCCCTCACCATCACCAGG GTAACCCCAGGCAGCAAGGCCTCGCTGGTCAACCTCTGCCCAGGCGACACCATCCTGGCCATTGAAGGCCTGTCAACAGAGGGCATGACTCACGGCGAAGCTCAGAACAAGATCCGAGACGCCACCCAGCAGCTGGGTCTGAAGATCGAGAG ACCAGAAACGAAACTTTGGTCCCCCGCGGTTATAGAGGACGGCAAAGTGAATCCTTTCAAAATCAACCTGGAGGCAGAGCAACCA GAATATAAACCAATCGGCACGGGCCACAACAGGAGAGCCCAGCCTTTCGTGGCCATCGCCAACATAGACGACAGTCGCCAAATTGTGAGCACCGCCTACAACACCCCCATAGGCCTCTACTCCACAGGCAACATTCAGGACGCACTACATGGACAGATTCCAGGTCTGGTCCATGAACAGCCAGAGGG CGGGAGGATGCTGTCGTCCATCGAAGACTCGCATGTGTACCGCATGCTGCGGGACGACCAGGGACACGAGGCGGAGCCCCGCCAGTCCGGCTCCTTCAAGGCCCTGCAGGACTACGTGGAGGGTGATG GCACCAAACATCTGGTCACAAGAAGTGTGAAAGCTCCGGTGACCAAGCCTGCAACTTCTTCCGGGCCTCTGCAGAAACTGCCACTGTGCGACAAATGCGGAACCGGCATCGT GGGGACGGTGGTGAAACTGCGGGACAAGTTCCGCCATCCTGGCTGCTTCATCTGCGCCGACTGCAGCGTCAGTCTAAAGCAGAAGGGCTACTTCCTCGTAGAGGGACAGCTGTACTGCGAGACCCACGCCCGGGCGAGGACGAGCCCTCCGGACGGACACGACCTCGTCACCGTCTACCCCAACGCCTGA
- the cfap96 gene encoding cilia-and flagella-associated protein 96 isoform X2, with protein MPPEGKSDMERVGLFKEMGYISVGDKYTPFTYRPFNESAQKDKQMLTGGAKTKSALQAGYFDPQFKRIFEREALTDPVKLQRQHRMQEAKKNLGKAFLPGGGEAKPCGIGSYYGTLGGPVEALSAQLVPRKPHKSPGKNLYTSPSKKGSGYGYPNVTLSRPDPYSSDPFDRAKDLHRRETVNHKSKLKGGPFRLNLHPKEYFDTNPYKLDKLLPPEKEKRAKGHFTVPFKPSSPGKRTGGMKSGTFDAYPAHSADPYVPRKAKPAVKDVKVFRPCPGPKSTPVKSILSVNASKMVNSVNYTTIPSVMAY; from the exons ATGCCACCCGAGGGAAAGAGCGACATGGAGCGGGTTGGACTCTTCAAGGAGATGGGCTACATCTCGGTTGGAGACAAGTACACTCCCTTCACTTACC GCCCGTTTAACGAATCGGCCCAGAAGGACAAACAGATGCTGACAGGAGGGGCCAAGACCAAGTCGGCGCTGCAGGCGGGGTACTTTGACCCTCAGTTCAAGAGGATTTTTGAGCGCGAAGCCCTGACCGACCCGGTGAAGCTCCAGAGGCAGCACCGGATGCAGGAGGCCAAGAAGAACCTGGGGAAAGCCTTCCTGCCCGGCGGTGGCGAGGCGAAACC ATGTGGAATTGGCAGCTACTACGGGACACTGGGTGGTCCAGTCGAGGCCCTTAGCGCTCAGCTGGTTCCCAGAAAGCCCCACAAGTCGCCGGGGAAGAACTTGTACACCAGCCCGTCCAAGAAGGGAAGCGGATACGG CTACCCGAACGTCACCCTGTCCAGACCCGACCCGTACTCTTCTGACCCGTTCGACCGCGCGAAGGACTTGCACCGG CGAGAGACTGTAAACCACAAATCCAAGCTCAAAGGGGGGCCGTTCCGCTTAAACCTTCATCCTAAGGAATATTTTGACACCAACCCCTACAAATTAGATAAACTGCTCCCTCCGGAAAAGGAGAAACGAGCGAAAGGCCACTTTACGGTCCCATTCAAACCCAGCTCACCAGGCaaacgg ACCGGTGGCATGAAAAGCGGGACCTTCGACGCGTACCCCGCCCACTCCGCGGACCCCTACGTGCCGAGGAAGGCCAAACCAGCCGTTAAGGACGTGAAAGTGTTTCGGCCGTGCCCTGGACCCAAGAGCACCCCGGTCAAGAGCATCCTGTCCGTCAACGCTAGCAA GATGGTGAACTCTGTGAACTACACCACCATTCCGTCCGTGATGGCATACTGA
- the cfap96 gene encoding cilia-and flagella-associated protein 96 isoform X1: protein MPPEGKSDMERVGLFKEMGYISVGDKYTPFTYRPFNESAQKDKQMLTGGAKTKSALQAGYFDPQFKRIFEREALTDPVKLQRQHRMQEAKKNLGKAFLPGGGEAKPCGIGSYYGTLGGPVEALSAQLVPRKPHKSPGKNLYTSPSKKGSGYGYPNVTLSRPDPYSSDPFDRAKDLHRRETVNHKSKLKGGPFRLNLHPKEYFDTNPYKLDKLLPPEKEKRAKGHFTVPFKPSSPGKRTFSFQTGGMKSGTFDAYPAHSADPYVPRKAKPAVKDVKVFRPCPGPKSTPVKSILSVNASKMVNSVNYTTIPSVMAY, encoded by the exons ATGCCACCCGAGGGAAAGAGCGACATGGAGCGGGTTGGACTCTTCAAGGAGATGGGCTACATCTCGGTTGGAGACAAGTACACTCCCTTCACTTACC GCCCGTTTAACGAATCGGCCCAGAAGGACAAACAGATGCTGACAGGAGGGGCCAAGACCAAGTCGGCGCTGCAGGCGGGGTACTTTGACCCTCAGTTCAAGAGGATTTTTGAGCGCGAAGCCCTGACCGACCCGGTGAAGCTCCAGAGGCAGCACCGGATGCAGGAGGCCAAGAAGAACCTGGGGAAAGCCTTCCTGCCCGGCGGTGGCGAGGCGAAACC ATGTGGAATTGGCAGCTACTACGGGACACTGGGTGGTCCAGTCGAGGCCCTTAGCGCTCAGCTGGTTCCCAGAAAGCCCCACAAGTCGCCGGGGAAGAACTTGTACACCAGCCCGTCCAAGAAGGGAAGCGGATACGG CTACCCGAACGTCACCCTGTCCAGACCCGACCCGTACTCTTCTGACCCGTTCGACCGCGCGAAGGACTTGCACCGG CGAGAGACTGTAAACCACAAATCCAAGCTCAAAGGGGGGCCGTTCCGCTTAAACCTTCATCCTAAGGAATATTTTGACACCAACCCCTACAAATTAGATAAACTGCTCCCTCCGGAAAAGGAGAAACGAGCGAAAGGCCACTTTACGGTCCCATTCAAACCCAGCTCACCAGGCaaacgg ACTTTCTCGTTTCAGACCGGTGGCATGAAAAGCGGGACCTTCGACGCGTACCCCGCCCACTCCGCGGACCCCTACGTGCCGAGGAAGGCCAAACCAGCCGTTAAGGACGTGAAAGTGTTTCGGCCGTGCCCTGGACCCAAGAGCACCCCGGTCAAGAGCATCCTGTCCGTCAACGCTAGCAA GATGGTGAACTCTGTGAACTACACCACCATTCCGTCCGTGATGGCATACTGA